CAGGAATATTTCTCTGAATATTGGATGTCAACTGCATTTTTTAGAGTAAGGGTAATTCTCAGGGTGGTATTCCTCTCAATGTTTCTCACCGCCATACAATACTGCCATTGTTTTTCAATGGTCCAGTGTACCTGCGACACAAGACACTCTCTGTACATGCATTCCTTAGAGCCTTGGCAAGTTGTCAATGATCTGAGCAAAATGGAAGGCACAAGAATGTGGAGGTCAAGGTGAATGACCTTAAACAGACTATTTCTCTTACCTTGAAGTGTTTTGATGCTACTCTGATGTGGTGTAACTTTGGTAACATGTTACAATCTAACTGTGTCATAGTATCACCATCCAGGAATTTACCAGGTGAATCCTCACTTTTCAGGAATGCATCCAAGGATGCTACCTCCTTCTGTAGACTGTTCCGAAGTATTTCATCTTTGCTGCTGTCATCATTCTTTATAAACCTGGaatacagagacagagacatgGTGATACTCATATGTCTGTGGTGTCATGTCAGCAGTTTACCAAAGGAAGATTCAGtgcagaaaaaacattgaataatGTGATAGTTCTTAGCATAACACTGATTTCCAAATCAGAAAGTACATAATGTAATACAATAGTTCTTCATGAACACTGAATTCATGTGACTTATTTGGTACAAGATTCTCTATAATATCTCACTTTTCAAATTGAAACTAGCTAATACCTAATTTGtatgactttcatcaaaacAATGTTGTCAAAAAGATTCACAAAACAGAAAAGAACTTATCTCGTAAATATAACCAGTAATATCCtactttttgaataattttgttaatCCTATAAGTTCAATGCCAATGAAAGGTTTCCTATTCATGACATCTCCAGCAATACTAGAGCTGAAAACAAACTTCATTCCGAATACTTAGtttttggaattggaaaatgcaCATCCTTTTCAAAAAACTGGTAGGTATTGAACAGATGATGTATTGAATGTTATGAACTAGTTGAGGGTTTGTTTGAACTGCAAGTACTGGTACAATTGAATACTGCACACAGTAGTTGTGAAATGCTACCTCTTGGTACAATAAAGATTAGTATTGACAAACAAAGGTATTCCAGTACATACCTGGAGAATCTTTGGAAAACATCGATTCCCGCCATCATTGCTTTCTTGTTTGTTGATCGAAGACTTGGTTCTGGAATAGTCTGTTCAAGGTAATCTGCCATTTCAGATACGTCTGTCAACACTCTCTCACCATCTACCAACACTGGAATCTTACCTACATGGAGGAGAAGTTCAAATTACTTTGTCAAATAAACTGATTTTACACAAATTTGCTGATTACAACATGATATTTCTCCTTCATCTCGTGTTCAGTAATATCATTTTAGTTCATATATGAAACTTAAATGTAAGAAAATGTGCCAAAATACAGATTAAATTCTTCTGAAAGTGCTCAAATGTCTTGTAATGTATATGTTACACTGGTGGGCTAAATATACAAAAGTAAATATAAGTTTTCTTTGGTGTATATATacacagtgttttctctgcatgctCACCGAAGcgggcaatttctgccccattcatcaaatttggggGCAAACTTGACATTTGAGGGGGCAGTATTTTTAATGCTTACTAATGACATTGGGCCCAAACAAcatatcctatcaaaacatgaacataaaatgcATGGCACTggtatccatggagactgaagCACAACTATGTCCTTTACTGTGTTTTCTTTTCGATGCGTACAATCCACGTTATCACGTCACGTAAATTGaatgacaggcgatattttgtcttttccgggGGAATAACGGCAAATTTACAGGTCACTACACAGTGCGCTTGGGTCACCATCATACGGACGTGcgtgctgtgttttgtgcgcgattttcgcgcAGTCAGTAACTTTCAAAGGGCAGAAAAaggctcgaaatgcgcaatttgcgcaatcgcgcagtcgagGAGAAAACcctgtatacatacataaaatgtgagctaaaaatacaaatacaacagCATTGCCATTTGGTGGTGACATAGcacacacagaaaatattttaaggtGGAAAattcctcggggacagatattctgactcaaattattacaatacttttttgttTACCACTTTGTGGggtctcattttgaaactcttgcGGTAAGAAAACTTTTACTCTCTTGGTTACTGTCttggtttttttgaaaattgaaaattgcgttTTTGccagagttagcacagggagaTTGGCCATTTGAATTCCCAGAGTTGGTATATACAGGATAATTTGATTTGCTTCTCTCTCAAcatattttgcacagtgactcctgatttttattcttgatttcctagaatgtttgagcaaaaattgaaGCCTTTCAATTTCGCGGCCTGAACTACtataaagggatacagtcgtcagaactgcatCAAAGTATCCAAGGcgcaatggtgattgatgatagttaaaacatgtctgtcataatctatcatcgtataatttaaatgttgcagctatgatgatgaggtgcatctagatatcgtgcacgaaatacattgtttgtaaacaagaaactcgcacaggcgcagttccgagaCTATATTCCTTTAACAGGCTTTGAGtctttcagtgaattttggAAAATCTGGGAATTTcttagagtcagtcaatcataCAAATCAGTACAAGATTGAATGAACCTAGTGATTTGAAGGATGGAATCATGAAATGTTTTTACTCAGACCTGAGAATTTGCCATGTCTCTGGTCAGAATGACTTGAGTATGGAAAATTTACTTGTGAATCATGCACTGTGGAGAACTAGCTGACTACACAGCAGACTTTTGGTGATCTAGAGGTCAGAGTACCATGGCATACTAACTAAATGTGATTGCTCACCCCTGCATTATATGTAAATTATCTTGCATCAAAGAGACCATTTGTGAGTTACAGGATCATTGTACTGGCTACGAGGGTTCATGGATTGTACAGGAATTTCATTTGCAAAGGAACACAGTCAAAAGATTGATTCGATATGGAAAACTTCATCCCTGGATTTATCAATCAGTGGAGTCAAATTCTTGCTCTGATCAATTGGAATAGATTATAAAAGTTGAAAGgagttgttttatttttcattctaCCGGTACTGGACTTTTTGGTACTGCCTATTACTCACATCATAATGAAAGTTATGTTTTGTTTCACTTTCTTCGGCGTTTAGTCAGCATTGTTTCTGCTTTACTTAGATAACCTAAATATTGCTACGTCAGACTTTGGAATGGATAACACTGGTATGCAGTATTGTAATTATATTTGATATCAAGAGAGACTGAAATTCCATCCTGAGATAACAAATAAGTCTGAATGTCAAAATACCAGCACTGGATCTCGTGTACAACATATTGAGCAGAATTAACCActaaaatgcacagaaaatgttTTGTGCAAATTGTTGTGTTGCCACCATACATTTTGTTCTGTCTATTTAACATTTACTTGCAGACATAAAACCATTCACAAAACCGTGAAGGTGCCAAATTTTAGGGCAATGATCAGTGAACTAGGTAAAATAACATGTACAAAGCTTTTAGCATTGATCAGCAGTTAATTTAACCTGGttactgatattttgaatttatacAATTAGTAGACAAAAGGCTGATGTGAATCTCACAATTATCAATAATATACCTGATTATATATTATGCTATTTCAGGGTGTTAGCAGACATAGTTGACCCAATGCAAGCAAAATGGTGAACAATTTACAATCTGTAAATAAACCAGCAAGTTGCTGCTTGCTTTTCATCTAGTGGCAAGATAACATACTGGCGTGGTACAAACCAAGCCAACATTCTGCATTTCATTGCACTGTAAATTTTGTGACTGATTGTACTCTCAATAATAATACTGTATCCTTGAAGGAATTTGTTAAGTCTTCACTAATAAACTTGTTTTTCACCATGGGGAAAATTTCAATCGGGCACGACCACAATCTGGTTATGAATATAGTCCAGTCTATCACATGAGATATTTCATATATAGAGACAAAACTGCTTTTATGATATGGCTCTGGTAATCTAATGAGGAGTTGCAGCataaaatgatttaaaaatttctgTATCAATACAAATGATGCTTTGGATAATTAACATTGCCTGTTACAGCTTTTCTTTGCTTATTTTAATACCTAAACAGAATTCCCTCCTGAACCAACAGGTGTTTGGGTCTACAGTTAAAAGTTAGACATGAAAATGAGGACACACACAGGTACTAAGGCAATAATATGTATAATCACTATGATGATTTTCATTTAGACCATGTATCAAGAACTTTGTCAAGCACTAGTGGCACTACTGTCATTTTGTCTATTCACCTAATATGCATAATCTTTCTTCTTCAAAATGATAACAGGAATAAGAAGAATtttagtatttcaaaatatacatttgaGAAAATGAAACCTATTTCAGATTAGAATTGATGTGAAGTAAGTTATTTCTGGCAATGGAACACAATGTAGATGTGcacttttattttaattttgtaatgtAACTTTTTGTGTGTATAATTCTTGCTCTtgttaaaggcagggggagcctataaataccccctatctcccggggattcataatccaacatgagtggcacatggtaacaacgtcaacgaatgctcccgaaaatctggatctttcaacaaccatggtgtaaattaaagcactgttccaacatattacgttttgtgaatacttgtggcatcaccctgttggcgaaattctctcattttttccatttcaagttgattttttatgccaaaactgcttcgatgctgtgttcgaagcgtccaacgaacaatagatgaaagcattcaaacagctgccaatcacgaggggacgcgcaaaggtgcaaacgatcaaacatttgttgtgtacatcggatcgattacgatgtcaacaatgaataaacgattcttactactgaacgaaaaaacttgaccaaagcttgaccaacggttactgaacacgcgcctcaatgaattcagacacaaacggactacttcatggtttcaagcagattgcctctcccttttgttcgttgatatgtgtacctgtaggcctatgaatgggtgatgtttttgttgacctgcagtacgatattttacgatagatcgcctttggaagtatgttgtggcatagccctgcgtacgatgacgtgtattcccggcgttatacggcctcccacca
This genomic window from Ptychodera flava strain L36383 chromosome 10, AS_Pfla_20210202, whole genome shotgun sequence contains:
- the LOC139141781 gene encoding chloride intracellular channel protein 5-like, producing MGDMNNSNDTIELFVRAGRDGKSLGDCVFCQRIFLILCLKKVSFNITTVDMNKKPKRFMDISPGGKIPVLVDGERVLTDVSEMADYLEQTIPEPSLRSTNKKAMMAGIDVFQRFSRFIKNDDSSKDEILRNSLQKEVASLDAFLKSEDSPGKFLDGDTMTQLDCNMLPKLHHIRVASKHFKNFELPEEYDGLWAYLNAAYETEEFKDTMYPDEEVIHGWNKHLGRV